The genomic segment TATCAAGGCCGAAAAAATAATAGGCCGAGACCAGAGCAATGACAGTGCCAACAATCAGATATTTTTTCATAAGCTTTTCCGCCTGATACAGGTGAGAGAGGACGACTATGCCATAGAGACGCCGGTGATTCTCGAAAGTTCGGAATCAAGTGAAACAAGGTCGTCCCTGTTGAGATCATGAATTGACCGTTTACCACAGAGACGGGCAATGGCCTTTACCTCCTCGGTGGCTGCACTAATAAAATTAGCCACCCGCATACCCCCATCATGAATGTCAAGGCCCTCTGATAGCGACTGCCCGCCCTGAGCTACCGACAGAGAGGAAGGGCCAAGCGCTATCTTCAAAGCTCCACTCATATAGACACCATCGGCCCCGAGGGCAATCGCCTTGGCAATATCACCCGAATGGCGAATGCCACCGGCGGCAATGAGAGTGACCCGCTCGCGCAGACCTGTTAGATCCAGAAAATCACCGACACGAGGCAGAGAGTAGATGAGGGGCAGACCGACATGCTCCCCCACCGTCACTGAAACAGTATCGAGACAGCCCTCGCCACCATCAATAACCAGCACATCCGGGATACAATCCTGACTAAAAATAGCCTCAAGATCATTCTGCAAATGCCCACCGGCAAGCTTTAAAGAGATCGGTTTACCATCCAGCAAGCGCCGTAACTCCAGAATTTTTTTCGAGAGATCTTTGGCGCTTTTAATATCCTGGCGCATTGCCGGTGACTGAGGCATCTTTCCCTGACCAAGTCGACTCACAGCAGCAATTTCTGCAATAACCTTTCCCCTTCGGACCTTACCGCCAATGCCGAATTTTACTCCCTGAGAAATTTTTATCTCAACCATATCTGCCCCCCGCAGACTCTCCTCACTGACCCCAAACCGATCGGTGGGAAACTGTACGGTGACCCGGTTTGTCAGGGCCATCTCCTCATCCCCCATCCCCCCATCACCTGTATGCACAATGGTTCCCGCCAAAAATGAGCCAAGGGCAAGAGCCATGCTCGCCTCCTTACTGAGGGGACCACAGGACATGGCTGCATTCAAAATCGGAGTCTGGAGGAAAACAGGCTGCCTAGCCCTTTTGCCAAGAACAACTCTTGAGTCAATCTCCACCTCATGACCTAGGGGAAAGTTATTTACCTGAGCAGGTAGGAAGATCAGGTCATCCATCCCCAAAAATGTCCTTGCCGTTACCCTACCCTCTTGGTGGTAGGACCCCATTTCTGCCATGGACCTGATTATCGGCCTGCTGTTCAGATCCCATCTGCCAAAATTATCCG from the Desulfotalea psychrophila LSv54 genome contains:
- a CDS encoding glutamate synthase-related protein, with amino-acid sequence MTNYLCPVCGYLHAGDIDFCFCPVCMASARIFIHDTNADNFGRWDLNSRPIIRSMAEMGSYHQEGRVTARTFLGMDDLIFLPAQVNNFPLGHEVEIDSRVVLGKRARQPVFLQTPILNAAMSCGPLSKEASMALALGSFLAGTIVHTGDGGMGDEEMALTNRVTVQFPTDRFGVSEESLRGADMVEIKISQGVKFGIGGKVRRGKVIAEIAAVSRLGQGKMPQSPAMRQDIKSAKDLSKKILELRRLLDGKPISLKLAGGHLQNDLEAIFSQDCIPDVLVIDGGEGCLDTVSVTVGEHVGLPLIYSLPRVGDFLDLTGLRERVTLIAAGGIRHSGDIAKAIALGADGVYMSGALKIALGPSSLSVAQGGQSLSEGLDIHDGGMRVANFISAATEEVKAIARLCGKRSIHDLNRDDLVSLDSELSRITGVSMA